One Chryseobacterium geocarposphaerae DNA window includes the following coding sequences:
- a CDS encoding alpha/beta hydrolase, whose amino-acid sequence MKKITFLLLLSFFVRLSAQEKIMVWPKSQMPNSKGMPLKTEEKDGRIIQIKETEMFAFLPPKEERKQMAVIVIPGGGYYKLTYDLGGYQIAKWFNTQGISAFVLNYRLPTSPDLKQREIAPLQDVQAAIKYLRKNAEQYGISAEQIGVIGTSAGGHLAASVSNISTDYTELKGDWTSVPTIPNFAILVSPVIDFGEFAHVGSRNSLLGENASPEKIKEYSMQNRVTEKTPPTILFHAQNDKTVPVMNSILYYQEMIKNKVKGALFIFPEGEHKIGITNKSELTDNWKKLCSDWLKTIGNK is encoded by the coding sequence ATGAAAAAAATTACTTTCCTACTCTTACTTTCTTTTTTCGTTCGGTTATCCGCACAGGAAAAAATAATGGTTTGGCCGAAAAGTCAGATGCCCAATTCTAAAGGAATGCCTTTAAAAACAGAAGAAAAAGACGGAAGAATTATACAGATAAAAGAAACCGAGATGTTTGCTTTTCTGCCGCCAAAAGAAGAAAGAAAACAGATGGCGGTTATTGTCATTCCCGGAGGCGGATATTACAAACTGACTTATGATTTAGGAGGTTACCAGATTGCAAAGTGGTTTAATACTCAAGGAATTTCAGCATTTGTTTTAAATTACAGGCTGCCGACTTCTCCCGATTTAAAGCAAAGAGAAATAGCACCATTACAAGATGTACAGGCTGCCATAAAATACCTTAGAAAAAACGCAGAGCAATACGGTATTTCAGCGGAACAGATCGGTGTAATCGGAACTTCCGCGGGTGGCCATTTGGCGGCATCAGTAAGTAATATTTCTACAGATTATACTGAATTAAAAGGCGACTGGACATCCGTTCCTACTATTCCCAATTTTGCAATTCTAGTCTCTCCGGTTATTGATTTTGGAGAATTTGCGCACGTCGGAAGCCGAAACAGTCTGCTTGGTGAAAATGCATCCCCGGAAAAAATCAAAGAATATTCTATGCAGAATCGGGTAACGGAAAAAACACCGCCTACAATTTTATTTCATGCCCAAAACGACAAAACCGTTCCTGTGATGAACAGTATTCTGTACTATCAGGAAATGATCAAAAACAAGGTAAAAGGTGCATTGTTTATTTTTCCTGAAGGTGAACATAAGATCGGAATTACCAATAAATCTGAACTGACGGATAACTGGAAAAAACTATGCTCAGACTGGCTTAAAACCATAGGTAATAAGTAA
- a CDS encoding cupin domain-containing protein has translation MNFKKEPFFDGNSEWEDLGDGVSRQFVGYNSQVMMVIVKFEKDAIGALHQHFHSQITYVASGKFEVTVDSETKVLQQGDGFFAQPNIFHGVKCLEAGQLIDAFTPFREDFLKD, from the coding sequence AAAGAACCTTTCTTTGACGGTAATTCCGAATGGGAAGATTTAGGAGACGGAGTTTCCAGACAATTTGTCGGATACAATTCTCAAGTGATGATGGTGATTGTAAAATTTGAAAAGGATGCCATTGGTGCTTTACATCAGCATTTCCATTCTCAGATTACGTACGTGGCTTCAGGAAAATTTGAAGTGACGGTGGATAGTGAAACAAAAGTCTTGCAACAGGGTGACGGATTTTTTGCACAACCTAATATTTTTCACGGGGTGAAATGCCTCGAAGCCGGACAGTTGATTGATGCTTTTACCCCTTTCAGAGAGGATTTTCTTAAAGATTAA